Proteins co-encoded in one Bacteroidales bacterium genomic window:
- a CDS encoding DegT/DnrJ/EryC1/StrS family aminotransferase codes for MNLPISFYGLERFYQEHKEIILNLTDRAYAKGYFLDSDEVKQFEQELAQYIGRKYAIAVSSCTDALFFSLKALGIKKGDEVIVPAFSFIASLSPILHCEAIPVFVDIHPNNLSLFVEEIEQKITSKTRAIVVVQLFGSVNQFDSLEAISKKHHIPIIEDAAQALGAAYQQRKAGTLGELSCFSFDPSKIVQAFGTGGAILTDDEWLYQQIKRMHYHGKEKNNFVEAGYNSRISSSQAALLRWQMAQIDKIIEKRTQIAHLYQEKLSEVSSITLPQYPLSVVSNYHKFAIFAERRNELKKYLTEKGIQTNIHYDRLLFEYELIKDKPYKAENIKHAHLIKQKELTLPLYPQLTNEEIHYICQTIKSFYV; via the coding sequence ATGAACTTACCTATTTCGTTTTACGGTTTAGAACGTTTTTATCAAGAACATAAAGAAATTATTTTAAATTTAACCGATAGGGCTTATGCAAAAGGTTATTTTCTCGACTCAGACGAAGTAAAACAATTTGAGCAAGAATTAGCACAATATATTGGAAGAAAATATGCAATTGCCGTTTCGAGTTGTACCGATGCTTTGTTTTTTTCTCTAAAGGCTTTAGGCATAAAAAAAGGCGACGAAGTTATTGTGCCAGCATTTTCGTTTATCGCTTCGTTGAGTCCTATTTTACATTGTGAAGCCATACCGGTTTTTGTCGACATCCATCCCAATAACCTAAGTCTCTTTGTTGAAGAAATTGAACAAAAAATAACATCAAAAACAAGAGCTATTGTTGTGGTTCAACTTTTTGGAAGTGTAAATCAGTTTGATTCGTTAGAAGCGATTTCGAAAAAACATCACATTCCTATTATCGAAGATGCTGCACAGGCTTTAGGTGCTGCTTATCAACAACGCAAAGCAGGAACTTTGGGTGAACTAAGTTGTTTCAGCTTTGACCCTTCTAAAATTGTTCAGGCTTTTGGCACCGGTGGAGCCATCCTTACCGATGACGAATGGCTTTATCAACAAATAAAACGCATGCATTATCATGGCAAAGAAAAAAACAATTTTGTCGAAGCCGGATATAATAGCCGCATTTCGTCATCACAAGCTGCATTACTACGTTGGCAAATGGCTCAAATCGATAAAATAATTGAAAAACGAACTCAAATAGCTCATCTTTATCAAGAAAAATTATCCGAAGTTTCGTCCATTACATTACCTCAATATCCATTATCGGTTGTTTCCAATTATCATAAGTTTGCCATATTTGCTGAAAGACGAAACGAATTGAAAAAATATCTAACCGAAAAAGGTATTCAAACCAACATTCATTATGACCGACTTTTATTTGAATACGAACTTATTAAAGATAAACCTTATAAAGCAGAAAATATAAAACATGCCCATTTGATAAAGCAAAAAGAACTCACATTGCCTCTTTATCCACAGCTAACTAACGAAGAAATACATTATATTTGCCAAACCATAAAATCGTTTTATGTATGA